DNA sequence from the Phoenix dactylifera cultivar Barhee BC4 chromosome 13, palm_55x_up_171113_PBpolish2nd_filt_p, whole genome shotgun sequence genome:
ATCAGGCTTCTAAGGCAAAACAACTTATTTCAGGATTCTTCAGCATTGCTGTACAACTTGTTACTGCCCTTTATGATCACTTGCCCTTTACAAATCCCTAACTCTTTATCAAACATATAACTTCTTTTACTTTTAAGCGCTACAAAATCTGGTACAAATTCATAGCATGCATTTATTTTAAATGGTGTATCAGTGTTAGCAAACCAAAGAAAATATCAGAATCATAAGCAACCAAAAAGGAAaatgcatgaaaagaaaatgacaGTAATTTAAGAGTGTCAAAGCTAATGCAAGTATCCAGTCGAAAAGAGTGTGTTAATCTTCAAATATAACAAGTACAGCATGTTCATACAATCATATGGATTCGTCAAAAAAGTGACACTTCAATTCCATATTGACAGAAATGAAAAACAGGAAATTTTTGTctcttatatttattttctttgttaAGCAGGATCCATATCAGTGGGCATTGCCATCAACAGTTGTTACTTCAGCTAGTTGGCACCCTTTCTTAAGGGGCCCTTTAGCGAGATCCAAGGTCCAAACTTGGTGGTCGCACATTACCGCCGCATTgctggaaaaaaaagagagagaaggaaaaaaaaattcactgGGCATTGCCACCAGGCGCTGTCACCTACAAGAGGAGTCtttaaaaagagagaagagagagagataaagagagaAACAGATACAAAGGAGAGCATACACAAGCAACTTTATAGCAAGCAGAACTAGCACACTTGTACTAGGTAACTTTCATTTTGttttgcccatttataattaGAAGTAATAAAATGTTATAAGCTCAATCAGTGCACAGCGATAAGAGATATAAAGATTTCTGTAGTCACAGCAGTTTTTGTATCaggcatgatttctattttaCAAAATGACACCTAAAGATTATAAACCCCCTGCACTAGCACACCTATATTAGGtaacttttattttgttttgtccATTTATAATCAGAACTAATACAATGTTATAAGCTCAATCAGTGCACAATGATAAGAGATAATTTGCATAAAATATGGTGACATTTCTTGTACATAAATTAATCACAAATCTCGTGGCTGTATTGTAAGAACATCTTGGCAGGATAGTAAATGTTTACATCAGACAAAAACAAGAGAGAATCAAAAAAAGAACCTTAAGAGCAAAGCATTAGATACGTTATATGGTCGGGCAATCAATTAGATAGATGTCAAAAAAATGCCCCATAGACCTGACATAATAATGCTATATGCAGGAACTATGTACATCTTTCAGTGTGTCATGTGACTTGTACACCAACAACCAGCATGCTAGGTCTAAATAATCAAGTATTAAGAAAAGTTTATAGTACATAAATGATAGTCATGGCGCAAAACGTGAGTTACAAAATGTTGGTTCAGTGAGAAAAAATAATACTTTACAGAGATTCCATCAAAGCTCAACTTACTTGGATCTCAAGAGGGTGCCCATGAATGCCCATCCGACGGTCTATCATACATGAGCCATCAGTGACTAGAAGAGAAGGGAACATGTCAAAGCCATCTGACAAACATAAATTCAGGATCAATTTAATGCCTGTTTGTACATCCACTCTCTCTTGTAATGTGTAATCTCCTGTGATCTTTCCATAAGCTCGCAGCAAAATAATCCACCACAGTCCTGCAAAATTAAAGATAAGAATTAGAAGCCTTTTACAGGGCATCATGTCATGTAACTGCATTTCATTATATTGTTGTACAAAACTGTAGAGAGCTTCATCTTGAGCTTACCAGAATCAACTGGTGCTACACGCCCAATTGCTGACTCTCCAAAGTCAGGGTCCAAAACCTCCTCAAAGGCTTCATTGCTTCCATCCAAAGGAACAGTTCTAACCTTAAAACTAGCAGGCATCAAACCTTGTCCAGGACTGTAGCAATCCACAGTCTTCTCCCAGCTCTGATACTCACATAGAATACAAGAACATTAACATGACCAACAAactgagagagtgagagagagagttaaTTCATGATGATTATGAAGTCAAAGGGGCCTATTGTTCAAAAGGGTCTAGAAACAGATAGGATGCAGGTGCAGGCTTTTAGTCTAGAATTATTGACATGGGTTCAAAGTTCAGCATGATAATGCTAAATCCTGATTGTGGCTCTTAAAAGAATGTATTTGGTTATCTATTGTATTAATGCTCTGAGGAAATAATTTGCCTAGGAACCAGTGTAATTAGAATCTTCATTTAAGAGGTCATTAAAGTGTGCAACCTTAAGCATGAGGTGCTTCAATGAGGTTGAAGTTCCTGATCATAGCATCATGTTAGCAATACATGCTAGCAACTCTTTTTACTTCAGTGCAGTAGCAAGACATAGAAATTTCTAGACGAACCAAGTTTATCCCACTCACTTACAGCTTCTATCTGAAACCCAACTAATGCAACATTAACAGAATTAAAAGATCTACATCTATGGAAATATGACAGATCGAGTGCTAATAGAAGAGGCATGATGCAGCGAAAATGGGAAACACTTTGTCAGTACCATTATCCATGATACCATGGTTAAATGTTTGCAAAGCATCGCCCATACCAGCCAATGAACGAGAAACCATAACAACATTGATTTCTAATTTAGccataattttgaaaaaaaataaagacagGCATGGTGgaaagaataaaattttaagCAGAAAATATGACCGAACTACAATCAGTTAGAAGTGAATCGAGATGCAATAATTTCACACCACTAGAACAAGAAAGAACTGGAACAAAGAGGGAATGGAAAAAGGCACGATTTTTACCTGAAGCTGCAAGGTGTGGAGGAGAAAGTTGCGGACAACATCGCTCTCCCCCTTGAGAAGAAACGCTATTGCGGCGGGAACGAAGTCTCTGATGAATACCTGGTCGTAATTGAGCTGGTTCAACGCCGTCGGGTCATTGGCGGCCACAGTCCCTACTGGGCTCCCACAGTAGCTCACCACCGCTTTGTTCAAAAGCCTCCACGCCTCCTTCTCCACCTCCGacacctccctctccttccccacCTCCAAATTTCCCCCCGATTCCTCCAAATTACCAACTCCACCATCGAGAGATCCCTTCTTTTCCACCATCGCCGCCGGTTCGCGTTCCACTTCCTCTTTCACCGCCTCTTTTAGGGCTTCCGCCTCGACGTTCTCGAGCACGAGGGGCTTCACGGCCATGCCCTGGATGTAGACCCTATCAAAGGCCTTGTCTCCGCCGCCGGGGAACGGCTCCGCGGAGGTGGAGAAGTGGCGGAGGTCCGAGACGGCGGCGGGGATTCCCAGAATGCCCCTGTGGCTCGGGGGAGCGGAGGGGCGGGGCCGGGCGGGTTCGGCGGGGCGGTGGAGGCGGTGGAGGGAGTGGTGGTCGGCGGCGGAGGGCAGGCGGTGGGGGCATTTCGGGAAGAATCCGACAGTTCTGGAACAACCGATCAAGAGTCGGCGGCAGGGTTTGAGGGTGGAGATCGCCATGGAGGAGGGGAACAGGAGGGAAGGATTCAAGAAGAAGAAACGAGATGGAAGACTGGATTTTTTAGGAAGCATGGTCGCGTTGTGGGGGTATAAATGGAAATAAATCTAGGAAAGAACGGGAAGTGGAAGAAATGGAGAACATCCAGCGGCTCGCAAATCCATAGATTTGAAACGCGGCAATGCGTGTGGCCTGGCGATAGGACTCGTTTGGTCGGTGAAAAATATTTTCTCTTGctgaaatattatttttgaaaaattgatACCCAATATAAAatgtccaaaaaaaatatatttaattataaaaataatatattttagaacgatttatatttaattaatcatttattttttaatatatatataatatatatatatattatatttttaataaaaatttttgTCGCAtcctatttaaaaatttaagaacatatttagaaaaaaaaaattagacttACGTGCGTtccacataattttttttataaaatatgtaaattttattcagataaaaaattatttaaaaaaagctAAATATGGAGAGGCCATTGTGGCCTATCGTTAACTTCGCTGCCAGAGTTTTGCCACGCCGTGCATAAGATCCACAAGGGCAAATGTGCCCTTTTATGAGTACTCTTCATCTCTGGCAAACGGGTGGTTCTATaatctatatacaccccccctattgctcaggacaccccccaaaaattaaaaaaaaattaaatactctctacacccccccatttgctaaggacacccctaaaaaattaaaaattcctaaattaccccccaccctccccaccccctcacctaaattgctctctacaccccccaaaaccccccctaccccgctcttcccctccaaaacacctcgccaacgcccaaaacccccccgttcccccttctccctctcgtcgccggcattctcccgatctccgaccacctcgccggcttctcccgaaaccacctcgccggcttctcccgaaatttttttttttcacggttcgtgctccgttcggcactggatcgccgaacaaaaggcttctgttcggctgaacagtgccggacagaagccttctgttcggcactgtgcagccgaacagatctgttcggttgagggttgccgaacagaaggcttctgttcggcactgttcagccgaacagaagccttttgttcggcgatccagtgccgaacggagcacgaaccgtgaaaaaaaaacatttcgggagaagccggcgaggtggttccgggagaagtcggcgaggtggtcggagatcgggagaatgccggcgacgagagggagaagggggaacgggggaggaggggtttaaggggggtttgaggggtatttttttttttcttttcaaaacgaaacggaggaggaggaagggggggtgtatgagaaaatttcaagggcaatatggtaattacactaaaggttagtttgggtatttttttttggtttttggggggtgtcctgagcaatagggggtgtatatagaactatcCCTGGCAAACAGAATAAatactaaaaataaataataattttatttgcatattttagTCTTATacagatatatttgtagataAGATAATTTATTCTGCTGACTATTATTTGTTGTTAGAGGTGGCAAAAATTAACTTGACGCAAAAGCTTCGGCTTGACTCAACTTGGTTTGGATGGGGCATTTTTTAGTTTGAGCCAAGCATAGCTCAAACTTTTTAACTTGAATCTTAAATAACTAGTTATTCGGTGCTTCAACCTCACTCAAGTCATGAAGGCAGAGACCCATTAGAACCTAGAAAGTACACGTCCGGCTAAAGCATGACCTTGGATAAGGATCTAACGAGTGCtccttttagaaaaaaaaaacatttatttAATTCATATTGAAAAACATGTCATGAGATGTGAAGTTGGAATAGATTGGTAAGATATCAAGCTTTGTAAATTAGATAGGATTATGGGTCAAATGTTATAAAATTGGGTTGTGATGGTTAACCCGTGGATGAGAATGGTTTGAAGAGTCATGACCCGATATCGGGTCaattgaatatgggtcatggtCTATATGTTGTTAGAGCCTCACTCTAACTCGACCTGACCCAATCTACTCATTGCCGCCCCGGGTATGTTGATAACCAAGTAAGGTGTGTATTATTATCCTTGAGACAATCGTTTTGGGCCTGTGGTGGGTTATAGCCAAGTGTGTTAATATATTGGGCCTCCATTGGGCTTTAGTAAAGCGTGGGGTGTCCCGGTGGCTATATATTTTAGGTGTGGGCTGGCCCCATACTATCATTATAGTGTTTGGAGCCTCCTGGCTGGTGGGCCCATGCTAAATTTTATGGCAAAATAGTCATGATTTGAACGACACTCCCAAGGAGAGTGAAATATTTTGTTGATTAAGAGGAGGAGCATCGAACTTGTTGGATGGGCTCAGAATGAGCTATTGTGGATCAACCAAGAGCTTGCTTTCTCGGGCTGGGCCAGAATGCGACTAGGAAGCTGCACTTAAGCCATCATAACGAACGAAGCCCGTGCATTTTTTTGGGCGAACGAACCCGTGTATAACCCCTCTTGCATCAGAGTTCTTAAACCTTAGTCGTAGAAAAGCAAAATATGTAGTGCTCCATCTTTGATCACTATCTATGGCGATGTACAGCCCACCACCCTAATTGTCTGTAATTCTGCTGTGCCACATAGTTCGTGATGAAGGTATTCCATGAATTTAAAGTTTGCATCATAGAAGACCCTATTAAGGGTGCGCAAAAAACAGACTAAACCACAAACCCAATCCGAAGTGGTCTTTACATTTcagtctattttttttttaaaaaaaaatggtttggTTTTGGTTTGAGAGAGTTTCGAACTGAAAAAATTTAGCTCGGTTTCGATTTAAATTTTCAGCAAACCGATTCAAACCGACCCGATCCGACTCAACTatgtctctctatatatatgcaAACTGACCTAACTCAACTTGAGCTatatatgtctatatatgtatgtttcaatttttaagttttatttttttcttttatacatAAAATAGAATATCAATCCGATAAACCAAACTAATTTTTTTAGGTCGATTTTAAGCAATTTTTGCAGATAGATGGTTTGGTTTCAATTTTATAAAACCAGTTTAAACCGATTTGTTTTGGGTTTAGCTCCAAATCGATCCAATCCAACCTGCGCATAACCCTAGACCCTACCAACACCTAATTGTGTCGCTTACCAGTACGTTAGTGAGCATGTGTGACCTAAGTGAGCTCAGTTGGTCAGTTTTAATACATGTTTATGACCTAAATAAGGAAGAAGGCCAAGCCAGCAAATAAGCAAATGCACAGCTCCTATGATCATTAGGGCTTTCAAGACCATCTTAATCAAGTCGAACACCAAGATAACAATTTCATGGTGTGCCAGCCAATGGCAAATCAAGAGAAACCAACAACAGCCTGGCCTGTGGGAGAGGAGAGGTGTAGATCATTCAAATTAATTATAAAGAGCCATGGGCATCCGATGTTCACTCCTGAGAACATAAATTACCATGATACAAATCAGATGTGAGTGATTCATTGCAATCTGATGCAATTCAAGCAACACTATGAGATATTTTAGGCCTGACATGGCTATCATGTAACATGTATGGGCTCTTGTTGCCAGAGCCATAGACTGCAAGCAAGACTACACATGCCACATCCATGCACGTAATTGCTTTCACTTGCTCCAACATCCACAGAAGGCAAGAGAATTTGGAAACAATCAACGCATGCTTGAATGTCCAAGGTCATGAACAAGAACATTTAAGGAGCAGAGGAATATGGCTTTCCAGTCAAGATAATCTATGGAGCAGGAGTGGAAGCAGATCCATTTCCAGGACCGAATATGATATCGAAAGCTACCAATCCCTGCTTTCAAAAGGGTCACGTACCCAACTCCATATCTAACATCAGACAATTTCAGGTAGCAAACTAGTAGTCACATTAATGCAAACGAATCTTACGTATCTTTCTCCTAACATTCAGCTTCCTTCTCATTGCCAAAATTAAATGCATGATaaagaaaatgttggaaaaattcaatcaaaaataataatgccgcatacttttttttttctctttgtataattaaataaaatatcacTCACCAAGCAACAATAAGTTCTACCATTTATTTCAGTAATTAACAAGCAAAATAATCAAAcaatcccaaaaaaaaagacaacacaatttttttagcttaaaaaatccttcggtgtgaAAGAAAAAACCACAGAAACTAGTCCAGCAAAAAACTTCTACTATTTAGAATAATAAGATTATAATAAATTCTCTTTAGTTTAACTAGAGGCTGCAcaaatatcaataaaatttaATCTTGACTTTTATAATAAAACCATTCATCAGCAATAAGGCGGATTTCGACAATAAACAGCAAAATAAAGTGTTAATGTTTAAAATAATCAATGGATAAGACTTTGTAATTAGATCCAAATCGTTTAATCTGTAGCTCTCAATGCCAGAAATAGAAATTTCAACCAAATTTGAATAAAATCAACTACCTGATCATCCAACAAAGTAACAcccttttttgtcttttttttttttcctgcaatCTATATTATTCGATTTTTCATGGTTACCTAGCTGTTTTCGAAAACATAAATACTGCCACATtatcttatttttattatttttaaataatgtaGGTTCCACAGGAGGAGGGACCACGCTAACACCAACCCACCACAACAGTCTAATCAATACCTTCCTTGACATCATGAACTCACATCTCGGACTCACCATGAAAGCCGCCCTTCCCATGTTAGTCCCTCGCTGGGATAAGGTATCCAGGGCCCCAAACTAACTTGTGGCTCCCAGTGGTTGCTGCATAGAAGGGAATAAGAGTGCTCTTTTGGTGGATTCCTTGGAATCCTAATCATTGGTGGAGGAAAAAGGAGGCAACTTCAACATATATCCATGCTAAAATTGTTGCGGTTTGGCAATACCTTCTAAGCACAATTAGAAATACCTTGGTGGATAGGCGCTATACGGTTCGAGGTATCCCGTCGTCGGATATGTGGATGGGGTGATGAGAAGCACCGCCAACCTTTCACGCAAGAGTTTAGGAAACAGAAGTTAATATtatgaatatataaaaaaaagttctGGCTAGTGTCAAGAATGCCCAACCACAAATGGTGCAATGAATGCTGTGTTGATATCTATTGCCACAAACAGATGTTGTGTTCGTCGAAGATATAGCTCTTAATGGCAATCAAAGGTCAAAGGTCATGAATAATTTGGATAAGGTTTGTTGTTGGTTCTGGTTATAATCTTAATGCATATGGTTTTTGGTTATCTTAGCATGATATATACTACTTTGTATTGCGTGTGCTTTGAGGAAATCTAGCTACCTTATGGATTAGTATGGGGTTAATTTATTTTAGGTGCTTCAAGAAATGCGAGAAAATTATTTACTCCCATGCAGGTTATACGACATGGCAACGTGAATGATACGTAAGCGATTAATTAGGATGCATGGGAA
Encoded proteins:
- the LOC103709680 gene encoding neutral/alkaline invertase 1, mitochondrial, coding for MLPKKSSLPSRFFFLNPSLLFPSSMAISTLKPCRRLLIGCSRTVGFFPKCPHRLPSAADHHSLHRLHRPAEPARPRPSAPPSHRGILGIPAAVSDLRHFSTSAEPFPGGGDKAFDRVYIQGMAVKPLVLENVEAEALKEAVKEEVEREPAAMVEKKGSLDGGVGNLEESGGNLEVGKEREVSEVEKEAWRLLNKAVVSYCGSPVGTVAANDPTALNQLNYDQVFIRDFVPAAIAFLLKGESDVVRNFLLHTLQLQSWEKTVDCYSPGQGLMPASFKVRTVPLDGSNEAFEEVLDPDFGESAIGRVAPVDSGLWWIILLRAYGKITGDYTLQERVDVQTGIKLILNLCLSDGFDMFPSLLVTDGSCMIDRRMGIHGHPLEIQALFYSALRCSREMITINDTSKNLVRAINNRLSALSFHIREYYWIDMKKINEIYRYKTEEYSHNAVNKFNIYPEQIPSWLADWIPEKGGYLIGNLQPAHMDFRFFSLGNFWAIVSSLATPRQAEGILNLIEDKWDDLVANMPFKICYPALEYEEWRIITGGDPKNTPWSYHNGGSWPTLLWQFTLACIKMGRPDLAQRAVTVAEKRLSNDKWPEYYDTRTGRFIGKQSHLYQTWTIAGFLISKMFLENPEIAMILTCEEDLELLEGCICSLRKSSRAKCSRLAARSQIIV